One region of Hemiscyllium ocellatum isolate sHemOce1 chromosome 32, sHemOce1.pat.X.cur, whole genome shotgun sequence genomic DNA includes:
- the LOC132830714 gene encoding membrane primary amine oxidase-like isoform X1: MNLKILIAILAVALVAIIALNWILIVGFAKSATCKYTKFTDVLEEMHGQRFQSQVFQDLDSEELTSVVQYLRQKITVKLVKCSEALPSDNYIYMIELHLPPKSEVLKFLVKQESQPRREARAVVVFGAQSEPNITEYVVGPLPYPTYHKDISSQKYQNLSFQARPVTGFEYKTIISRMGLEKASRVIRESFGLDWETLFHLDSAPRGFKAGDRETWFPFLRNMSSLFMHPLGFEVLIDHSSTNPSQWKVKQVFYNGQYFDSIEELVAQYDRGTVRKIRLHRDPSDPDYASVKSHVQHKSVSPLQYEPQGRRYSVLYNHVRYFNWQFAFRHSTVNGLQLFNIQFREERIAYELSVEELNSVYGGDSPSLMRTKFLDVNYGIGNYVNELVRGVDCPYSATFVDTVHFSESENPRRIKNSICIFEQNKQLPLRRHYFSWNTPLSYGGVADCVLIIRSASTVANYDYIFDYVFHHNGVIETKVHPSGYALTTFFYEGGLLYGAKLEENVLGNIHTHFLHFKVDLDVAGTRNSIETKDVAYELKSVPWRDDQKIYVATVKKQILETENQAAFRAGTKMPRYLNFVNQDLRNKWNHYRGYRIQVVSFNPDSVPEEIPEEKAISWQRYQLAVTKYKEREQRSSSIYNQNNPWNPAVYFAGFIDDENIQNEDLVAWITAGFLHIPHSEDVPNTATAGNGVGFYLKPVNYFQTDPSISAEDAVYIDSALDVERCENNPVACTPEYATCIPYFPDFTYGTD; this comes from the exons AAGATCTGGACAGTGAGGAGCTCACCAGCGTGGTGCAGTACCTGAGGCAGAAGATTACAGTGAAACTGGTGAAGTGCAGTGAAGCCCTTCCATCAGACAATTACATCTACATGATCGAACTGCACCTCCCCCCAAAAAGTGAGGTCTTAAAGTTTTTGGTTAAGCAGGAAAGCCAGCCGAGGAGAGAAGCCAGAGCGGTGGTAGTATTTGGAGCTCAGAGTGAGCCTAATATCACGGAGTATGTGGTGGGACCCCTTCCTTATCCAACCTACCACAAAGACATTTCTTCCCAGAAATACCAGAACCTGAGTTTTCAGGCCAGACCTGTGACAGGCTTCGAATATAAAACCATCATTTCAAGAATGGGATTGGAAAAAGCCTCTCGGGTTATTCGGGAAAGTTTCGGCTTAGACTGGGAAACTCTGTTCCACTTGGACTCTGCCCCTCGCGGTTTCAAAGCGGGGGACCGGGAAACCTGGTTCCCGTTCTTGAGAAACATGAGCAGCCTCTTCATGCACCCATTGGGCTTTGAGGTGCTCATAGACCACAGCAGCACCAATCCCTCTCAGTGGAAGGTGAAGCAGGTCTTTTACAATGGCCAGTACTTTGATAGCATTGAGGAATTGGTCGCTCAGTATGACCGTGGCACTGTGAGGAAAATCCGACTGCACCGAGATCCATCCGATCCGGACTATGCCTCAGTGAAATCCCACGTCCAACATAAATCTGTCTCCCCTTTGCAATATGAACCCCAGGGTCGCCGTTACTCTGTGCTCTATAACCATGTGAGGTATTTCAATTGGCAATTTGCTTTCCGCCACAGCACTGTCAATGGGCTGCAGTTGTTCAATATCCAATTCAGGGAAGAAAGAATCGCCTATGAATTGAGTGTGGAGGAGCTCAACTCTGTGTATGGAGGTGACTCGCCCTCCTTAATGAGGACCAAGTTTCTTGACGTCAATTATGGAATTGGCAACTATGTCAATGAACTGGTGAGAGGGGTGGACTGTCCGTACAGTGCAACCTTTGTAGACACTGTTCACTTCTCAGAGAGTGAGAACCCAAGGCGGATCAAGAACTCCATCTGTATCTTTGAACAGAATAAGCAATTGCCCCTCAGGCGGCACTATTTCAGCTGGAACACACCTCTCTCTTACGGGGGAGTGGCCGACTGTGTGCTGATCATAAGGTCAGCCTCCACCGTGGCCAACTATGATTATATCTTCGATTACGTATTCCACCACAACGGTGTGATTGAGACCAAGGTCCATCCCTCAGGATATGCCCTGACCACATTTTTTTATGAGGGCGGTCTTCTGTACGGAGCAAAACTCGAAGAGAACGTTTTGGGGAATATTCACACTCACTTTTTGCATTTCAAGGTGGATCTGGATGTAGCAG GAACACGTAACTCGATTGAAACAAAGGATGTGGCATATGAGCTCAAATCAGTCCCATGGAGAGATGATCAGAAGATATATGTAGCCACTGTGAAAAAGCAGATATTAGAGACAGAAAACCAGGCTGCTTTCAGAGCTGGGACAAAAATGCCTAGATATCTGAATTTTGTAAATCAAGATCTTAGAAATAAGTGGAACCATTATCGTGGTTATAGGATTCAAGTGGTGAGCTTCAATCCTGACAGTGTACCTGAAGAAATTCCAGAAGAAAAAGCTATTTCCTGGCAAAG GTACCAGTTGGCAGTGACAAAGTACAAAGAAAGGGAACAAAGAAGCAGCAGCATTTACAATCAGAATAACCCTTGGAATCCTGCTGTTTATtttgctggctttattgatgatgaaaatattcaaaatgaG GATCTGGTAGCTTGGATTACAGCCGGCTTTCTCCACATTCCCCACTCAGAGGATGTTCCAAATACTGCCACAGCTGGAAATGGTGTTGGCTTCTATTTAAAGCCAGTAAACTACTTTCAGACTGATCCATCTATTAGTGCCGAAGATGCTGTCTACATTGACTCTGCTCTGGATGTAGAAAGATGCGAGAACAACCCTGTAGCATGTACACCAGAGTATGCTACCTGTATTCCCTATTTCCCAGATTTTACCTATGGAACAGACTGA